A window of Oryza glaberrima chromosome 2, OglaRS2, whole genome shotgun sequence genomic DNA:
GAGTTCTGCTGCACATGGCGGGCAGCATTGGCTGCTGAATTTATAGCGGCGATTGGATCGGAAAAAGACAGGTGGTGAGCtgtgcttctgctgctgctgctgctgcaaatgGAGTTGAGCTCGTGTACTTTTCTGTCGTCTTCTTGTCTCTCTAGCTGCTGGAGTTGGAGATCACAACCTGATCATCAGTACAGTACAATACTGTACCTGACCCAGCTTGCTGTCTACCGTCTACCACAGCTCAAAAGTCTGAAAAACTTCTTGAATTTCGAAACTTAATAATTGTATAGTTAATTTTGGGGGTCCTTTTTAGTGGTCTACTtttaacattggcttttaaaatcataaaTAATCcggatataaaagttttatccataaattatttttccgTTGCTTCGTTCATATTTTTACGCTTTATCAGAATAGAGCTAAGAGACTGAACTCTCTGAATCTGCTAAGCTAGGCTAAGTCATCTCAGCTCAGTAAACTGCCTGCAATTTTGTGCCATCTCCACATACAGAAACTGATACTCCGATCTTTCAGGTTCAAGTAGAGTCCATGTTCATGAATCATGACTGAAATCTCACCAAACAGGATGCTTTTAAGGGTACTGATCAAGGTGAGCTTTAGTTGCCCCTGTTCATCATAAGAGTGGTTGAATGAACCATGGGGACAAACACAGTGAGAAGAGAACACTGCCAAGGAGTACAGAGCATCAAACATGGTGTCAACTCATCTTCCTCAAGGACAGACATCACAGGTACAGCATCTCTCTTTTTTAAGACCTGCACCTACATGGATTTTTGCAGGATTATCCTCCTAATTACCTCTGCCATCTTGTATATAGTACTAGCTTGAGGTAAATCCATTGTAAAATTGCATTTGAAGGTAAATATAAATTTACTCAATCCATGTTTCTATATTTAAATGCAATGACATGCTCTGCATATTATggaaactgaaacaaacaaacaaatcagaGATCAAGCACAAACATATGCAAACACAGAATATCAGTAGTAACCCAGATTGAGTACTATCCTTCAACATTTTGTGCTCATTCCACATGTGCACCATGGTCCATGGGGACACCCTGCAGGCTTCCATGGAGACAGGACAGCAATCCACTGCATAAACAGCTTCCTCACTCACCATCCATTACTGAATTCTGACCAGTAAAGTATCTCAATCCTTGGTGGGTACATATACTGTTATACACGCATAGCATGTCTGTCTGCTGCCTTTGCCTTCACACTGATGTTTCTTGTGCCCTGCCATTGCAATGCATGACCCTGACAGCCACCATCTCATCTGTCATGCTGATGCTAATCTGGTCATTCTATGTTCTGTCTGAAATGGTTAGCCTGTCAAGGTGGTTATGCCATGTAGGTCACTTTAGCTACATATACCTTTATGTCAATCAAATTATGTGTGCTTTCTTGGTGTAATTAATTGGATTCATGTTTCAGTTGTACCAAGCTGGTTGCTTGCACCCTTAGCTTCATAGATCTAGGAAAGTTTAAACTACAGTATAGGTACATACGCAACAATTGATCTAGCTTTCATATTTTGTCTCTCTTGGCATAACATTTGGCAACCTTTTCTGTCGTGCATCTGTAACTACCTAGCTGGAGATGCAGGATATGCATTTATTTAACCTTGTGGTCACAACACACAACTCCTCACATCACTAAATTACACACTTAGGGACACCTTTATGCAGGGAAAACATGCTGTGACACCTCAAAAgcttcaggaaaaaaaaacccaatctttTCATTCATGTGATGACTCAATTAGGTTAGTCTTGCATTGCTTGTTGTTGGCTGGTGAATGTGATCTGTAGTTCCTGAAGATCTGTAACATATCCCTTTAAAATATATCTGAACTTGCGAGTAGGAGAAGGACACCGTGTTTGCAAACGGCAGGGCAAATCTAAGGACCACTCCTTTTaatttctgatgatgaaaatTATGCATCTCAACATTGATcagcactttttttttgggggaaaaagtGATTTGCTTTTTGTGCATGTGACGCTAGTCAAGAAGCGTGCGGATTGAACAGCTATTTGTGCGTGTAAGTCCCAGAAAATGTTACATTATTCTCTTTTAATATAAGAAAATTGCATGCATGGGATGATTAACAGCAGACAGGCCTTTGAAACATTTCCCCTCCATGTATTTGATTTTTCATTTGCAGTGTACATGAGTGGAACTTTAGTTACATCGCGGTTCCAACGTTATTTTCAGAATTATGCATTCAGTTGATACAttgggaaaaagaaagagggtaAAAAAGGAAACATGAAGCTTCAGGCACTCCGTGAAACGGCAACTCAAACTACCTATTAGACTATTTCAGTTGTATTTTTATCACATCGCAGCATACATCGGTTGCTCAGGAAGCTCGGCAAGCCATTCCTCCTCGAGTTTCCCTTGAGTAAATCTCCTCAGCATTTCCAGGGAAGCTTTGGGTTGGTCCATTGGAACCATGTGACCAGCATTGTGGACCTGCATTAGCATAGAAGCAACGATTTATTGTCGATTATTTAGTAAGGTTTCTTGATCCATAGGTGCACGAGGATTCTAATATAATTCCTTGTAAACATTAGATAAGCAGAATTAACCAGGTTGAGTGGTCCTTTCATGCCAGAATATGGTTATGGTTAGTCTTTATTAGACCATCTGGTCACATTCTTCTGGCAAGTACACTAATATTTGTTTCTTAGTGGTAACAACACTGCCATAAACCAGATGTTTCGTACTTTCGTGATGACCACAAATTTTCCATCCACGccataaaaatatatagcacATTCTAAGTttgcaccaaattagttttttttttaaaaaaatatggagaaTAAATCATAAGAAAATTAATTAGGTAAAAGTGTTTGATAAAAACCTTGAGGAAGCTGAGTGGCCCGTGGCTCTTCAAAACACCAGCTTCGGCACCATCTACTACAAATGGCGATTCATGAGATGATACAAAGTCTTTCTGGCCAGACCATTCCATCGAGTGGACCCACCTCGAGTTTCCTACATACATAGAAAAGGTTACACTTGATACAATAACTGCACAATCATTAAAGATTTTGGCAATGGACATGCAAGACAATGTCACAAATCTATCAAATAGAAGTGCTATAAAGTTTGAGATGTTAGATCAATTAGGATTTTATAAAGCTCCCTCTTATATATTGTCCCAAGGTGATCCAGTAGTAGCAAACCAACCCAAAACAAGTCAACAACAAAACTTGTCTGGAGTAGCAGCAATCTAACTGGTAGCAAACAGCACAGTAAAATGCATACCAAACGTGCTAACTATAGTTATGGAAATCTAGTTGCCATACCAAACGTGCTAACTATAGTAATggaaacacaaacaagaacagaTTGGCATGTAGCCTGCCTCTGTTACTAGTACCCATTTAAACGTCGATTGATTTAACTGTGGAATTTACTACACTCCAGTGGTACCAGCTCTACAGCTATGCAACTGTAATTTACTGTTAGTAATGGTCATGCACCAGTAACTAAAGAGTaattttacagtccttgagAGGTACGTTTTTAGTGGAAATTTTGATACCTTCTAGTACCAAAGGTATCGAgaaataccaaattttacaatagaaaatatggtacctccCTGTACCTCCTTAAGGATTGTAAAATCACTCTTAACTAAACTATAGCATCAGCAGAAATTTAACGTTTTGTATCCTATTAACAAATTGCAGGGCTATGCGTTATTATTTTCCATGCAAGGCATTGCAGTAGTTACAATTGTCGGTGGAACAAAAGGTGCAAAACTGACTTGAAAAAGCATTAACCAAATGTATCCTTACCAAGCCAATTGCATATAAGATCATACTCTCCAGCATATATAAGCACATTGATCCCATCCTCAAGTAGAGCTGGGATGCCAACTTCCAAGTTTCTCATCCAGTCTGTCAGCATTGCTTGATAAACAGTAGTGCTGCATGAGACAAATTCAAGGTCGCCAACTCCAATTGCTTCTTTGACTGCTTTATCTCCAAAAAACTTCTCCAAGTTTGAGAAATCATAGCAAAGTTTCCCTTCGCATTCCTTCCTAACGTCATAGTACTGTAAAGAAGAATTAATATGTAACGGTTTTCAGCCTTAGTGAACCAATGTTATGCAGTCAGTTAAGCAAGTGACCATTGCTTACATTCTTTGTCCCAACAAGCTTCATGATGGAGCTGAAAATAGAATTGCAGACCATGTATGCTGCCATGCAAGATGCTTTCCCATTGGTACCTGAAAAATCAGTAGGTGTGAGTAACAGTTCTCATTATTTGAAGAAACCTTAGGGTGTTATTACAAATGCACTATCTCATAGCTGAAATATAGAGAACTGTAATGAACCCCATTTATACCCTAAATGGTTTTTCAACCTTTTCTGCCAGCATTAATCATTCAGGAAGTTCAATGCAGTTAGATATATGTGGTTTGCTCAAAGGTAGAATATGGTACTGACCACAAAGCTTTATTGCAAATTCACATGGTGGGATGAACTTGTTGATCCTGTCGTAATCTGATTTTTTAATAAGGTTCATGTCCAATGCATAATCGGTGTAAGCTTTGTACTGGATTGCTGGATCCGTGAGGCCATTACCGATCGCAAAACCCTACAAGAAAAATAGGTAAAACTGTGTAAAATAGCAAAGAAGCAATTAAGTTAAAAGATATGGCAAACTTGGGTAAGGATCATACCTTCAAGTTTATGTGAATGCCCTCGTTTGCTTTGTTTCCTTGGTGAACCCGGCTTGCGAATGCTGGAATGTAGTGCCCAGCATAAGATTCTCCGGTTATAAAGAAGTCATTCTTTGCAAACTCTGGATGCTTCTTAAAGAACACCTGACATGGGAATCAAGCAAATGCTACATATTACTCTACATTTTTGCTGAAGTCAACAACACAAAATAATCAACTCTCAGATCAATACACAACTCTTTAGAGAGATCCGTGCATATTATCTGGTTTGGTGCTAAATCTTCGGAAGTTATCTACTACCGCTAATTTAATGAAGCTATCCAGTCAAATATGTTAGGTACATCCTTTCATGTAAGCAATGCCAAATTCCAACCTGGAAATTTCCTATGGTATTGTAGCAATTAATTTTACAGGAGCATCATATCAGGTAAGAGAACCACTCCACAAATTGAGGATGAAAGCAATAATTAGGCACACCAGACTGTTGACTGTTAGTTACTTAGTCAAGTAGAGTATGCAAATAATTATTTTGTGAAATGGAACTATTATTAAGAGCAGAGCCTGCAGTTTTAAAACCAACATATTGCTATGATTACTTTACATTGGAGATCATTTATGTTTCTTTATTAGTATTTAGTATTGTAAAGGAATGGATTGAACAAGCCTATATAGTGTAATCAGATATCACATGGAATTGATGAAACAAAGAGAAAAAGGCAAGCACGTCAGTTACAAGGGTTGAGAGTAGTACCTGAAGAAAGCTATATAGGTCATTGCTGACGCCTGTCTCATCATGACGAGTATCACGATCATCAGAGCTATAGCTAAATCCAGTGCCAGTGGGTTGATcaacaaaaattatatttgaaatcTGCATGAAGAAAGTTTTATCAGAAGGGGTGGATACAAAGGAACCAAAAGGTGTGTAGGCTTGATCATTGTAAGATGTGAACTGACTGCAGCAATGACCACTGCCATTGTTAAACTCATCATGAAACTAGTTGGAAAGGTCTAAAAAATCATAGTAGGAATTAATGTTCACCAATAACGAACAATACTATGTAGGGAAACATTGTCCTCAATAAACTCGTAAACTTCTGCTGTCGTGCATCAGTTCATGTAAAAAGCAATAAAACTTAACAAAGACTATTGTGGTGGCATAAGAGATGATAGTCAAATGGAACACATATGGTAAGTTGGTAACAACCTAACAGATAGCAACAATGAAGTTCTAGCCCCAGATGGTTTTCTTCAACTAATAAGACACTAAAAGGCAAAGTGAGGAACACAATATAGTAAGTTGGTAACAGTTATCCAAATTTGGTAACGGAGGATAGCAAGGATGATATTCTAGACAATAATTTTTTCCCCCTTCAACAGTTACTGACTTCAACCGGGAGAAACTCTGAAACGGACATTATTTTCACTATTGCTTGCTTAACCAAGCTAGTCATTCAGTCAACAATGGTCAAAATAGTTTTTTCATGTTGCTCTCACCACAAGATTGCTTGCAAGCGATGATGCAACATTAACAAGTTAATATTATGACCAAGTCTGAGTCGTTACCATACTAACGAAACTAAACATATGATGCAATCAATAACGTATTATCGAATCGATGGATCGTTACCGTGTCCCAGCCGAATTTGTTCCAAGCAAGCGACATGTTGTTCGAGATGGTGAACGGGCCATTCTCGTAGAAGACGGCCAGCTCGCTGCTGCATCCGGGGCCTCCGGTGAGCCAGATCACGACGGGAtcctccttcttccccctcgATTCGAACAAGAAGTAGAACATCCTGCAAGCAACGCCCCAATCCATCCAACAAACAAACACTCAACCCAaaatttccaaaagaaaaaaaaagagagagcaagAACTTTGTACTACTTTACAACTAATTTGGGGTTCGAAATTCGAAATCTACCTCGCGTCGTGCGTGTTGGGGAGGCGGTAGTAGCCGGCGTGGTGGCCGAGGTCGCCGACCCCCTGGGGGAGCCCGGGCAGCGTGACCCGCCGCTCAAGCAGCTCGCCGGGCGCCACGCTGGGGACATCCCCGGCGCCGGTTGGCCCGGCCTCCTTGGGCAGCAGGTTGAGCGAGCGGATGAGCCGCTCGGCCTGCGCCGCGGGGAACTTGGCGTCGCGGGGCAGCCGGAGCCCCTCcgcgcaggcggaggcggcgaggacgacgacgaggaggatgagggagACGCGCGCGGTTGCCATTGGAGGAGTTTGGAGATTCGGAGAGGTTTTCCCTCCGAATTTATAGCGTTCGCGGTTTTGGTGTTTGAAACGGACTGGTTTattagttttagtttttttttataaacgaaCTTTGCTTCCAATGCAATCCAAGCACAGCcggattccttttttttttttttctgtttttggtttctttttgccttttcgagctcgaatacGAATTTGTCCTCGTGTGGAATCTGAGCTGATTCCGCTTAAATTCGTATTGTACTACTACTTGCGGTTCTATTTCTCTGCTCGAGTGGAAATCGGAACAGAATTAGTAACAGAATTCAGCTTGACCAACTGAATTTGCGGCTCAGTTTTGATGGCATTGCATGGGCAAACATTTGCCCAAGTCGAAAAATACAAAGAAGATCAGTTTGGTCTGTTGGCTGGTGACATCTTGAGATTTAATTCAAAGGAACTTTTCTGACATCTGGTACCGACTGAATTAACTTAAAAAGAGGTTTGTGCAGGCTAGTACGAAAACAAAGAGTGCTGACATATCAGTCGCAGTAGTTTCAGATCCGTAAAATGTGGCTGAATTCACATCTGCATGACTGAATTTCGGTTCCCTGACATTTAATCTCACAAATTGTAGAAGATGTGTGTTTTCGGCATGGTTTGGGGTTGCTTGAAAGGCTGGAGAATGTGATGCCCCACCTTAACTTGGAGCTGTCCTTATCTCGGCAACTCGATCAGTTAATAATAGTTTCACTTTCAAAAATCACATGGTTCAGATGCCACTAATTAAGAAGTGAACATGCTGCTGTGCTAGAGAagctaggctgtgtttagttccttccaaagttagaagtttaggttgaaattggtacgatgtgactgaaaagttgtgtgtgtatgacaggttgatgtgatggaaaaagttgaaagtttggatctaaacacagccctagtaATATCATAAAACTTTTCGCAGCATTAGCATCAGGCCACAATGCTTGACAGTTGACAgtatcaggaattcaggaatTCGTTCATGTAAAAAGTacatcacatcaattgtttcaGAAGGCATGCAGTTGACATGATGGAGAGGCTGTTTATCTGCTAATGTAATCGACAGTAACACGCATGCAGTATCTGCACTAATTGTTACTACACAGGAGTAAGATTGCAACACGCATTGCTGATTACGACTGAATCTGTCAGAATCAGTCCTAAGATTTTGGGAGCACATTGCTCAGGGATCATTGCAGCAATAATATATCGACGACGAGTTCCTTGCACGCAGCAGCCTCACGAGCCTTGACGCATCATCGATCAGTATTAGTAGTAGTGTCAGTATTGGTTTGGGTCGCAAGAATTGCAGAGAGGCTTGCAAGTTGCAGGTTGCTTTGCAACTCGTCGTTGCTTCGCTTTTGCTACTAGCATACTACAGCAGGAGTACTAATTAACGAACAAATTAATAGACAGTTAGCTGGAGATATGGCCTGAAGATTAAGGTGTTAGGTATCGCCGAAAAAATGTAGATCAGCAAGCTGCCTCTGCCTGCTTAATTTGAGATCAGCAGCATTCCAGCCTACGACTCGCCAACGCCAGTTCGTGATTGCTCGTTGCGTACTTGCGTCACGTAATCACCAATTGTGTTAAAGATTTCATTTTCTTTGAGAGGATATTGTGTTATGAAATTTTTGGATGTTTATTTGTGGGGTTGCAATACCGGCGTTAGCTTGTGAGTACTGAAGAATTCTGTCTGTCCAAATATCATCCGCAGCGACCAATCAGGCCCATCTAATATGGACGCACAGACGCCGCAATCCTTTTCCAGGCCATATTTTCCAAGGAAAAAGTCTACTTTAGGTCTCTCAATTATGGTGAGTTACATTTACACCgctcaaccataaaaccaggtaaaatccctcaactatcaaaaccagtacAAATCAAGTTTCTCGGCTGTTTGAACGGTGATTTCATCCTATGTGGCATCTACATGGCACGTTGACCTAGTTTTCGTTTGGCGTGGCACTTACTTGTAATTACagtcacaaaaagaaaatataatggGATCCATATCAGTTCTCATAGTAATATGAGAGTTTTCAATAGGTCTGCATAAAATACATTTTTTGGGGTACGGGTAAAAATATAAACTAGTGGCATGTATCAAACTATATGAAAATTGTAATAGCAAaatatcatttttcaaaaacCATCAAATtgacctttttttaattatttttctgacTTGCTTGTCCTCTAATGGGAGATCCATTGCACAAgctaaatattttgttttcccttTTCCCTTGCATGCTGAGTTTTGGTGGCCTTTGGGctgccagtttttttttctcatatatcgATTATCTGCTTCAGCTGAGAACTTAATGAGAATATGTTGTTGTTGAAGCAGTGCAAAGAAATGAGAGTGTTTGTTACTTGGAATCCTCCAGATGTTACTGTTGTCATGGCCCCTTTTTTTGGGAATGCTACATACCGGAATTCCGTCCGGACGG
This region includes:
- the LOC127763276 gene encoding serine carboxypeptidase 3, whose protein sequence is MATARVSLILLVVVLAASACAEGLRLPRDAKFPAAQAERLIRSLNLLPKEAGPTGAGDVPSVAPGELLERRVTLPGLPQGVGDLGHHAGYYRLPNTHDARMFYFLFESRGKKEDPVVIWLTGGPGCSSELAVFYENGPFTISNNMSLAWNKFGWDTISNIIFVDQPTGTGFSYSSDDRDTRHDETGVSNDLYSFLQVFFKKHPEFAKNDFFITGESYAGHYIPAFASRVHQGNKANEGIHINLKGFAIGNGLTDPAIQYKAYTDYALDMNLIKKSDYDRINKFIPPCEFAIKLCGTNGKASCMAAYMVCNSIFSSIMKLVGTKNYYDVRKECEGKLCYDFSNLEKFFGDKAVKEAIGVGDLEFVSCSTTVYQAMLTDWMRNLEVGIPALLEDGINVLIYAGEYDLICNWLGNSRWVHSMEWSGQKDFVSSHESPFVVDGAEAGVLKSHGPLSFLKVHNAGHMVPMDQPKASLEMLRRFTQGKLEEEWLAELPEQPMYAAM